The Thiosulfativibrio zosterae genome has a window encoding:
- the yjgA gene encoding ribosome biogenesis factor YjgA, whose amino-acid sequence MVRPRNINRKVAPKEVPDWEQEEFKSRTEVKKAAEAVTDLGEQLTEMTVTQIKKMQLPIEVQDAVLMLKGMDKGPAMKRQKLFLGRLLRQHEEIIIEIKTKLEEAEVKAKAMNAHFHRLEVWRDRMLAGGDEALNEFMDMYTHADRSQLRTWIRNAQKEAEENKPPKSARALFQYLKGLEW is encoded by the coding sequence ATGGTAAGACCGCGTAATATTAATCGCAAAGTAGCTCCTAAAGAGGTTCCCGATTGGGAACAAGAGGAGTTTAAAAGCCGAACAGAAGTTAAAAAAGCCGCTGAAGCCGTGACAGATTTGGGTGAGCAATTAACAGAAATGACCGTCACACAAATTAAAAAAATGCAATTGCCCATTGAAGTGCAAGATGCTGTTTTAATGTTAAAAGGCATGGACAAAGGTCCTGCCATGAAAAGACAAAAGTTGTTTTTGGGTCGCCTACTGCGTCAACATGAAGAAATTATTATTGAAATCAAAACCAAGTTAGAAGAGGCCGAAGTTAAAGCCAAAGCAATGAATGCACATTTTCACCGCTTGGAAGTCTGGCGTGACCGTATGTTAGCGGGTGGTGATGAAGCCTTAAATGAGTTTATGGATATGTACACCCATGCTGACAGAAGTCAGTTGCGTACATGGATTCGTAATGCACAAAAAGAAGCCGAAGAAAACAAACCGCCTAAGTCTGCACGCGCTTTATTTCAGTATTTGAAAGGCTTAGAGTGGTAG